In one window of Arachis ipaensis cultivar K30076 chromosome B06, Araip1.1, whole genome shotgun sequence DNA:
- the LOC107605225 gene encoding uncharacterized protein At4g00950: protein MESHNKNKRLNHGSHTPPKLSLVATSRTTMPPDAPTPPPRTVPVSVPFQWEEAPGKPRPCHARSESNNKGSDVARALELPPRLSTTNTNTKVSKTMSMPSPTTVLDGPYVMRATSFTTPFRNQKESWNANFVSSRWSGNNKNNGVESEGTFDFSSWTEDENGTVKITRIRRKGSFSQAKSQLWSSIYQSVKQVVPWRRRHERQRKSDNKI from the exons ATGGAGTCacataacaaaaacaaaagactcaatcATGGATCACACACACCACCCAAGCTCTCCCTTGTGGCCACTTCACGGACAACTATGCCCCCAGATGCTCCGACGCCGCCGCCACGGACGGTGCCAGTCTCAGTTCCGTTTCAGTGGGAGGAAGCACCGGGGAAGCCCAGACCGTGCCACGCACGATCTGAGTCAAACAACAAAGGTAGTGACGTGGCACGAGCCTTGGAGCTTCCTCCGAGGTTGTCAACAACCAACACAAATACAAAGGTTTCCAAGACCATGAGCATGCCTTCCCCAACAACGGTCTTGGATGGGCCTTATGTTATGCGTGCCACGTCTTTTACGACGCCGTTTAGGAATCAAAAGGAAAGTTGGAATGCCAATTTTGTGTCTAGCAGGTGGAGCGGCAATAACAAGAATAACGGTGTGGAGAGTGAGGGTACTTTTGACTTTTCAAGTTGGACTGAAGATGAAAATGGTACGGTCAAGATCACAAGGATTAGGAGAAAGGGGAGCTTCTCTCAGGCAAAATCGCAGTTATGG AGTAGCATTTACCAAAGCGTTAAGCAAGTAGTCCCATGGAGACGCAGGCATGAAAGGCAAAGAAAATCAGACAACAAAATTTGA
- the LOC107647554 gene encoding uncharacterized protein LOC107647554 — protein MDIFVISSNGVVILVRIPDVLILCLGAPAAVFHRTEVILGELPLERRITLPRAEQPRLEDTDLGWIRTEHLAPETINLTPPFLYILHFTFFPLRRAFPTYLDGAALLWFSKLPAGLISSFEELAKSFIDYFAAARIYVHGSDYLGTIRQGPQESLKDYLTRFAEATMEIPDLDPAVHLHALKAGLRPGKFRETITITKPKTLEEFRERAAGQMEIEELCEANRTERKPRREEDRMPRSANNKELGKLKLTPKFDNYTRFNTKREKIIKEILNAKIIKSPARAGSYQHQRFVDKSKHCAFHQKYGHTTDECVIAKDLLERLARQGLLDKYIEGRKHKEGG, from the exons ATGGATATATTTGTGATATCTTCTAATGGGGTTGTCATATTAGTTAGAATACCCGATGTATTAATACTATGTCTCG gtgctcccgccgcCGTGTTTCATCGCACCGAGGTCATTCTTGGAGAACTGCCTCTTGAACGACGTATAACTCTACCGAGAGCTGAGCAACCTCGATTGGAAGATACAGACCTCGGCTGGATCAGaacggaacatttggcgcccgAAACAATTAATCTGACCCCACCTTTTCTTTATATATTGCACTTTACTTTTTTTCCTTTACGCAG AGCTTTCCCCACATACCTCGACGGCGCTGCATTGCTGTGGTTTTCAAAATTACCTGCAGGTTTGATCTCTTCCTTCGAGGAACTGGCGAAGTCTTTCATAGACTACTTCGCTGCAGCACGGATATACGTACATGGATCAGATTACCTCGGCACCATCCGCCAAGGTCCACAAGAAAGCCTGAAAGACTATCTAACCAGGTTTGCAGAAGCAACAATGGAAATACCCGACCTGGACCCCGCAGTCCACCTACATGCCCTCAAGGCCGGCCTCCGACCCGGAAAGTTCAGAGAGACAATCACAATCACCAAGCCGAAGACATTGGAGGAGTTCCGAGAGAGAGCAGCTGGGCAAATGGAGATTGAAGAACTCTGTGAGGCCAACCGAACAGAAAGAAAACCTAGAAGGGAGGAAGACAGGATGCCGAGATCAGCGAACAACAAAGAGCTCGGCAAACTGAAGCTCACCCCAAAATTCGACAACTACACCAGATTCAACACAAAAAGGGAAAAGATAATCAAAGAAATACTCAACGCCAAAATCATAAAGTCACCAGCAAGAGCTGGGAGCTACCAACACCAGAGATTTGTAGACAAAAGCAAGCACTGTGCCTTCCACCAGAAATACGGACACACAACCGATGAGTGCGTAATAGCCAAAGACCTATTGGAAAGATTAGCTCGCCAGGGCCTACTAGATAAGTACATCGAAggaagaaaacacaaagaagGCGGCTGA